Proteins encoded within one genomic window of Methanosarcina barkeri str. Wiesmoor:
- the tnpA gene encoding IS200/IS605-like element ISMba16 family transposase, with product MLELRSFSHGYGQITYHIVLVPKYRYSIFYNKRIKKDCELILSSICMEKGYKIHAMEVVDDHVHLFLEFHPSTSLSEVIQYLKGGSSYRLFKLHPEMRHQYWSGSLWSSGKFYRSVGNVTADTIKHYIKESQGKTKTEAQSQRLKKSGQRRINEF from the coding sequence ATGTTGGAACTACGTAGTTTTAGCCATGGCTATGGTCAGATTACCTACCACATCGTGTTGGTACCTAAATATCGATACAGTATATTCTACAACAAGCGGATTAAAAAGGATTGCGAGTTGATTCTCAGCAGTATTTGCATGGAAAAAGGCTACAAAATTCATGCAATGGAAGTTGTAGATGATCATGTTCACTTGTTTCTAGAGTTTCATCCAAGTACTTCTCTATCAGAGGTAATTCAATACTTGAAAGGAGGAAGTTCTTACAGACTTTTCAAGCTTCATCCTGAAATGAGACACCAGTATTGGAGTGGAAGTCTATGGTCAAGTGGAAAGTTCTATCGATCTGTTGGGAATGTAACTGCTGACACAATCAAGCATTATATTAAGGAATCGCAGGGAAAAACGAAAACAGAAGCTCAATCACAGAGGTTAAAAAAATCCGGGCAACGTAGAATTAATGAGTTCTAA